The genomic region CCTGACAAGCCTGGCTGTCCCTGTGTCCTTCCCAGGGTCCAAATCAGGCCATTGGTGTTGCTCAGTGCCCGGAGGAGTTGCTGCCCTGGGGTCCTTTGGGAGCTGTGACAGCTCTGGGGAGGCCTTAccctgctgctttcccctcaCTGGGGGGCCATGCCAGCctctgggggggggtgttgtgggACACTGCCAGTCCAGGGCACCTTCTCTCATtcaattcttttctttccctgcttcttGTAGCAATAAGTTCCTTATCCGGAGGATCCACTCGCTGCCGGTAAGTCCCAGGGGCTCTGCAGGTCTGAGCCAGGGGGGAGGCCGGATCCTGCTGAGCCCCTGGCTGAGCTGGGAGGAAGATggagctggggagagcaggggctgggcagcACCTCTGACCCCTCTGCCTGCTCCACAGCCGCGGCTCCTGGGGGCCAGCCCAGTCCTGAAGAACATCTCCCACTCCTGGGAGTTCAATGACTGCAGGGCCAGTGAGCAGAGGGACCAGAGGGAGCCCGAGGACAAGGTGAGGGGGGCAGGCCAGGGAGGGGGCTGGGAAAGGGGCAGGGGGATGCTAATGCTGTGCATCCCCCCCTGCCACAGGAGGGGTTTGTCTTCAAGAAGCCGCAGAGGCCGGGTCAGCGCAGCCAGCTGCCCACTGGTGATGGAGCTGTGGGAAAGGACCCCTTCGCCCGGAGACCCGGCTCTGCGCCTGACCTGCTggtgagaggggctgggggggtccggggaggggggtggcacCAGGGATGAATGGTCCCGCTGCAGGGGTTGCTGAGCTGGGACCTGCTGCTCTAACCTCCACGTTTGCCCTGGAGACCTGTGGATGTGGGAGCTGAAGGGGCTGTGGGGTCACAGCCTGGGGGTTGCAGGGATGCCCTGGAGACCTGTGGATGTGGGAGCTGAAGGGGCTgtggggtcacagcctgcggGTTGCAGGGACACCCTGTCTCCAAACAGGCCTGGCGTGGGGCTGGCCTCACTCCTGAGCTGTGGGCTGTGTCCTCCCCAGTTTGACACCCCCGAGAAGGAAAATGTCCCTGAAGGCCAGAGCCCCATCATACTGCGCCAGGGCTCCTTGACCTCTTCCATGTCTGAGGAGGAAGATGATGGCTTTGTGGACATCCTGCATGAGGAGGAGATGAAGGTAGGGAGGGCTCCTCCACCTGTGGAGTCCATGGGGTCCATCCCTGCCTGGGGGGGTGGGAAGCAACTGGTGGGACTTGTCATGTTCACGttctcctctgcctctcccctaTGGCCCTCtgggctgctgccctggcagagcGATGCCGATGTGCCGCAGGGGATGGAGAACCTGCTGACCGCGCCGctggtgaggaaggaggaggcagagctggtATGTGGGAGCCTTGAGGGGTGGAGGGGTCTTGAAGTGGGGGTCTGGGGGTGAGGGTGAAAGGGCTGGTTGGtgagcagcaccagccccaggggCTGTGGGCTCATCCTGGGTGGTGTGTGGCTACCAGAATGGGACCGTTGTCTCCCCACCCTCATGATgctgggggggatgcagggggatgccagacccccccaggcagcagcacacgctCTCCCTGCACAGCGTCTTGTGAAGCGCAGCAAATGCCGGCAGCTTTTCCGCTCGCCCTCGATGCCCACCAGTGTCATCAGACCCATCCTGAAACGGATAGAGCGGCCCCAGGACAGGGACATGCCTGTCGAAACCAAGCGGCGGAGGAGTGTGGCTGGTACCCCCAGCAAGGAGGCGGTGGCAGAGCCGGTGGGTGATGGGTTAATGTCTGGGTGAGATGTCCTTGCTGGGGTCCAGCCTGTCCCTGGTGGGACTGACCTGGCTCTGCTGGAGCCCTTGCTAACACTGGGGGAGTTGTCTCTGCAGAAACCGTGGCTGTTGCGCTCCAGGTCGTTCTGCCATGAGGAGATTGAGAACCTGCTGGCCAATGACCACCGGGAACTCATCGGGGACTTCTCCAAGGTAGGGCCACGGGGATGCTGCAGGCCtgtgggtgctgccagccccccccaACACTTCCCCTGAAACAGAGGGACCATCAGCAGAGCTTGGAACTGGAACAAGAGCCCAAACCCAGCTGGTGGCCCTTGCTTGGGGATGAGGGGACTTGGGGCTATGACTTTCCAGCCTGCAGCCCCCATAGGACACGAATAGCCTGACCGCAGCTCCTCCAGTGCCAGCACCGTGCAGCAGCCATATCCCTCCTGGGCAgactgcccacccacccccccagggAGCAGACGTTGCAGGGCAGGGGGCCTCTtctgggctgggggagcggggTGACAGCCCCTGCTCCAGGAGGTCTCCCCGGGATGGATCCTGAGCCAGCAccttgtctcttctccaggcttaccTCCTGCAGACAGTAGAGGGGAAGCACCAGGACCTGAAGTACATTTCCCCTGAAATGGTAAGGGAGCAGCAGCCTCTCCCCAAAAAGCccctgtggggctgcctgcctggcCCCCCCTATGTCTTGCCCCGCCTTGGTGACAGGCTCCCCCTGCAGatggcagcagtgctgacggggcAGTTCAGCAGCCTCATCGAGAGCTGCGTGATTGTGGACTGCAGGTACCCCTACGAGTACGAGGGAGGCCACATCAAGGTCAGAACCCCCACTGTGCCCCTCGGGGCTGGGGCTTGGAGGGTCCTGTGAGGTGGGGGAGTCTCAAACCCATCAAACTTCagaggggctga from Accipiter gentilis chromosome 3, bAccGen1.1, whole genome shotgun sequence harbors:
- the CDC25B gene encoding M-phase inducer phosphatase 2 isoform X2 → MAARGRGLPGSPVTTLALDMNNLAGLGRHWDTPKRRAAGLSFQSQRSSLSRESVASVSSRDSISSESSDMGVGLDSPMQEDPAALEEVFEKAIPESGRVLKDNKFLIRRIHSLPPRLLGASPVLKNISHSWEFNDCRASEQRDQREPEDKEGFVFKKPQRPGQRSQLPTGDGAVGKDPFARRPGSAPDLLFDTPEKENVPEGQSPIILRQGSLTSSMSEEEDDGFVDILHEEEMKSDADVPQGMENLLTAPLVRKEEAELRLVKRSKCRQLFRSPSMPTSVIRPILKRIERPQDRDMPVETKRRRSVAGTPSKEAVAEPKPWLLRSRSFCHEEIENLLANDHRELIGDFSKAYLLQTVEGKHQDLKYISPEMMAAVLTGQFSSLIESCVIVDCRYPYEYEGGHIKGAINLPMEQDMEEFLLKKPIVPFDASKRVIVIFHCEFSSERGPRMCRFLREKDRACNEYPHLHYPELYILKGGYREFFPQYQSHCEPQDYRPMHHEDFKEDLRKFRLKSRTWAGERSKRELYSRLKNF
- the CDC25B gene encoding M-phase inducer phosphatase 2 isoform X3, whose protein sequence is MAARGRGLPGSPVTTLALDMNNLAGLGRHWDTPKRRAAGLSFQSQRSSLSRESVASVSSRDSISSESSDMGVGLDSPMQEDPAALEEVFEKAIPESGRVLKDNKFLIRRIHSLPPRLLGASPVLKNISHSWEFNDCRASEQRDQREPEDKEGFVFKKPQRPGQRSQLPTGDGAVGKDPFARRPGSAPDLLFDTPEKENVPEGQSPIILRQGSLTSSMSEEEDDGFVDILHEEEMKSDADVPQGMENLLTAPLVRKEEAELRLVKRSKCRQLFRSPSMPTSVIRPILKRIERPQDRDMPVETKRRRSVAGTPSKEAVAEPKPWLLRSRSFCHEEIENLLANDHRELIGDFSKAYLLQTVEGKHQDLKYISPEMMAAVLTGQFSSLIESCVIVDCRYPYEYEGGHIKGAINLPMEQDMEEFLLKKPIVPFDASKRVIVIFHCEFSSERGPRMCRFLREKDRACNEYPHLHYPELYILKGGYREFFPQYQDYRPMHHEDFKEDLRKFRLKSRTWAGERSKRELYSRLKNF
- the CDC25B gene encoding M-phase inducer phosphatase 2 isoform X1 — its product is MAARGRGLPGSPVTTLALDMNNLAGLGRHWDTPKRRAAGLSFQSQRSSLSRESVASVSSRDSISSESSDMGVGLDSPMQEDPAALEEVFEKAIPESGRVLKDNKFLIRRIHSLPPRLLGASPVLKNISHSWEFNDCRASEQRDQREPEDKEGFVFKKPQRPGQRSQLPTGDGAVGKDPFARRPGSAPDLLFDTPEKENVPEGQSPIILRQGSLTSSMSEEEDDGFVDILHEEEMKSDADVPQGMENLLTAPLVRKEEAELRLVKRSKCRQLFRSPSMPTSVIRPILKRIERPQDRDMPVETKRRRSVAGTPSKEAVAEPKPWLLRSRSFCHEEIENLLANDHRELIGDFSKAYLLQTVEGKHQDLKYISPEMMAAVLTGQFSSLIESCVIVDCRYPYEYEGGHIKGAINLPMEQDMEEFLLKKPIVPFDASKRVIVIFHCEFSSERGPRMCRFLREKDRACNEYPHLHYPELYILKGGYREFFPQYQVSSPHPCPLCGICPLCGRGIPGRRARAGRGGRKYPLPSPNLALRGGGEGSGSEHPP
- the CDC25B gene encoding M-phase inducer phosphatase 2 isoform X4; its protein translation is MAARGRGLPGSPVTTLALDMNNLAGLGRHWDTPKRRAAGLSFQSQRSSLSRESVASVSSRDSISSESSDMGVGLDSPMQEDPAALEEVFEKAIPESGRVLKDNKFLIRRIHSLPPRLLGASPVLKNISHSWEFNDCRASEQRDQREPEDKEGFVFKKPQRPGQRSQLPTGDGAVGKDPFARRPGSAPDLLFDTPEKENVPEGQSPIILRQGSLTSSMSEEEDDGFVDILHEEEMKSDADVPQGMENLLTAPLVRKEEAELRLVKRSKCRQLFRSPSMPTSVIRPILKRIERPQDRDMPVETKRRRSVAGTPSKEAVAEPKPWLLRSRSFCHEEIENLLANDHRELIGDFSKAYLLQTVEGKHQDLKYISPEMGAINLPMEQDMEEFLLKKPIVPFDASKRVIVIFHCEFSSERGPRMCRFLREKDRACNEYPHLHYPELYILKGGYREFFPQYQVSSPHPCPLCGICPLCGRGIPGRRARAGRGGRKYPLPSPNLALRGGGEGSGSEHPP